A genomic segment from Excalfactoria chinensis isolate bCotChi1 chromosome 15, bCotChi1.hap2, whole genome shotgun sequence encodes:
- the CASS4 gene encoding cas scaffolding protein family member 4 isoform X1, with translation MRSSHTAKNALAKALYDNKAECSDELAFRRGDILTVLEQHVVGSEGWWRCSLHGRQGLAPANRLQLLVGPQALPPPAIPSDAPEPPVAPQNIYQVPSVPKGTASSSTYEKMEGWVTSPARAATLPAQVVYQVPALAAQLLSERTRSSTQQHLFTLPRACRASVPNITSEVYDVPSMQSRESLLTQSGATPPAARKVSLLARSPKHFQEEQQLYNVPSSSEKAGAVIQDSVVGNLYDVPPKRETDVSEKKSQKKYWGHCNTLPNPRKSEWIYDIPISPEKTGIKHNSSVHPTENQVLYDIPPARYKALTTNAEANVVNPQLYDIPPTQRKLTFPDVPLYDVPSSKDVLLQQNGSCEIPPSLLASNAENQIPGGNVYDVPKGLPTAIQSKKGMEKNSNCSGNQAYRVPPQLPRDTKLEHDTLSVSSVDSRNSTLSTSSDSSSESSSVSSSEEPATEIKLDLEVAIETLTRLQHSVSSSVASLMIFVSSKWRLQEHLEKNIEEIHRAIDHIKVSLGEFLAFARALKVNASYLTDNNLQIRIKKQLEILLNSFQILTETREALNNCNWSLEVLVLKKPYNNPDDLDRFVMVARTIPDDLKRFVSIIIANGKLLFRKNEKEQDMKQPRVSLGSKMPKQIMAPRRIEIDPLPGNAPDKPNPSQGSNETTKENDTEDCEYVQLQAQKIISGKEVSEKSRDSKPKVLPSTKKNEVRSQPDSAKKVVVPEQCRLCFGALHKAIAVFNNSLSSQQPPEVFISHSKLIIMVGQKIVDSLCQETQLREARSDILHSSSRFCSLLKNLALATKNAAIQYPNADAMRELQIRNDELSKYTQQFRAMFE, from the exons ATGAGAAGCAGCCACACTGCAAAG AACGCGCTGGCAAAGGCTCTGTACGACAACAAGGCGGAGTGCTCGGACGAGCTGGCCTTCCGCCGAGGGGACATCCTgacagtgctggagcagcacgTGGTCGGCAGCGAGGGCTGGTGGAGGTGCTCACTGCATGGACGGCAAGGCCTGGCTCCCGCCAACCgcctgcagctcctggtgggCCCACAAGCTCTGCCGCCTCCTGCCATCCCCAGCGATGCTCCAGAGCCGCCCGTGGCCCCACAGAACATCTACCAGGTGCCCTCTGTGCCCAAAGGCACCGCGTCGTCCTCTACCTATGAGAAGATGGAGGGGTGGGTGACATCGCCGGCTCGGGCTGCCACCCTGCCTGCCCAGGTGGTCTACCAGGTGCCAGCCTTggctgcacagctgctcagtGAAAGGACGCGGAGCTCCACACAGCAG CACCTCTTTACTCTCCCAAGAGCGTGTCGGGCTTCAGTGCCAAACATCACCAGCGAGGTGTATGATGTCCCATCCATGCAGAGCCGGGAGTCCTTACTCACACAG AGTGGTGCCACTCCACCTGCAGCACGGAAGGTCTCTCTGCTGGCCAGATCTCCCAAGCACTtccaggaagagcagcagctctaCAACGTCCCATCCAGCTCAGAGAAGGCTGGAGCTGTTATCCAGGATTCAGTAGTGGGCAAT ctgtatGATGTCCCACCCAAAAGAGAAACTGatgtttcagagaagaaatccCAGAAGAAGTACTGGGGTCACTGTAACACCTTGCCAAATCCTCGCAAGTCAGAATGGATTTATGATATTCCAATATCACCtgaaaaaacaggaataaaacacAACTCTTCTGTCCATCCCACAGAGAACCAGGTGCTATATGATATACCCCCGGCCAGGTACAAGGCACTAACAACAAATGCTGAAGCCAACGTTGTAAATCCACAGTTGTATGATATTCCACCAACACAACGGAAATTAACGTTTCCAGATGTCCCTCTTTATGACGTTCCATCCTCAAAGGATGTTCTCTTGCAGCAGAATGGTAGCTGCGAAATACCCCCGAGTCTCCTGGCTTCAAATGCTGAGAATCAGATTCCTGGAGGGAATGTCTATGATGTTCCAAAAGGTTTGCCCACTGCTATCCAGTCTAAGAAAGGgatggagaaaaacagcaactgtTCTGGAAACCAGGCATACCGTGTTCCCCCACAGCTCCCGAGAGACACCAAATTAGAACATGACACGTTGTCTGTTTCTAGTGTGGACAGCAGGAACAGCACTCTTTCTACATCCTCAGACTCTTCTTCTGAGTCCTCTTCTGTGTCGTCATCAGAAGAGCCTGCCACAGAAATTAAGCTGGACCTCGAGGTGGCCATAGAGACGCTGACTAGATTGCAGCACAGTGTATCTAGCTCAGTTGCAAGTTTAATGATCTTTGTGAGCAGTAAATGGAGATTACAAGAGCACCTAGAGAAAAACATTGAAGAAATCCATAGGGCCATCGATCACATCAAAGTGTCACTGGGAGAATTCTTGGCCTTTGCTCGAGCTTTAAAGGTAAACGCATCCTACCTCACTGATAACAATCTTCAGATCAGAATTAAAAAGCAGCTAGAAATTCTTCTGAACTCATTCCAAATCTTGACAGAAACAAGAGAAGCTCTAAACAACTGCAACTGGTCTTTGGAGGTTTTGGTCCTCAAGAAACCCTACAACAACCCAGACGATCTCGATCGCTTTGTTATGGTTGCCCGCACAATTCCAGATGATCTCAAGAGATTTGTGTCCATCATCATTGCCAATGGAAAGCTTCTCTTCAGAAAGAATGAGAAGGAGCAAGACATGAAGCAACCAAGAGTGAGCCTGGGATCTAAAATGCCAAAACAAATCATGGCACCAAGAAGAATAGAAATAGATCCGCTTCCAGGAAATGCTCCTGATAAACCCAACCCAAGTCAAGGCAGCAATGAGAcgacaaaagaaaatgacaccGAGGACTGTGAATACGTTCAGCTACAG gcacagaaaataatttctggtAAAGAAGTGTCAGAGAAGAGTAGAGATTCAAAACCAAAG GTGCTGCCATCTacaaaaaagaatgaagttCGAAGCCAGCCGGATTCTGCAAAAAAAGTTGTTGTTCCGGAGCAGTGCAGGCTGTGTTTCGGTGCCCTGCACAAGGCCATTGCTGTGTTTAACAACAGCCTGAGCAGTCAGCAGCCGCCTGAAGTCTTCATATCCCACAGCAAATTGATCATTATGGTGGGGCAGAAGATAGTGGATTCTCTCTGCCAGGAAACACAGCTGAGGGAGGCTCGGAGCGACATCCTCCACAGCAGCAGCCGGTTTTGCAGCCTCCTGAAGAACCTGGCTCTCGCCACCAAAAACGCAGCAATCCAATATCCAAACGCAGACGCAATGAGGGAACTTCAGATTAGAAATGATGAGCTGTCTAAATACACACAGCAGTTCAGAGCAATGTTCGAATGA
- the CASS4 gene encoding cas scaffolding protein family member 4 isoform X3, with amino-acid sequence MRSSHTAKNALAKALYDNKAECSDELAFRRGDILTVLEQHVVGSEGWWRCSLHGRQGLAPANRLQLLVGPQALPPPAIPSDAPEPPVAPQNIYQVPSVPKGTASSSTYEKMEGWVTSPARAATLPAQVVYQVPALAAQLLSERTRSSTQQHLFTLPRACRASVPNITSEVYDVPSMQSRESLLTQSGATPPAARKVSLLARSPKHFQEEQQLYNVPSSSEKAGAVIQDSVVGNLYDVPPKRETDVSEKKSQKKYWGHCNTLPNPRKSEWIYDIPISPEKTGIKHNSSVHPTENQVLYDIPPARYKALTTNAEANVVNPQLYDIPPTQRKLTFPDVPLYDVPSSKDVLLQQNGSCEIPPSLLASNAENQIPGGNVYDVPKGLPTAIQSKKGMEKNSNCSGNQAYRVPPQLPRDTKLEHDTLSVSSVDSRNSTLSTSSDSSSESSSVSSSEEPATEIKLDLEVAIETLTRLQHSVSSSVASLMIFVSSKWRLQEHLEKNIEEIHRAIDHIKVSLGEFLAFARALKVNASYLTDNNLQIRIKKQLEILLNSFQILTETREALNNCNWSLEVLVLKKPYNNPDDLDRFVMVARTIPDDLKRFVSIIIANGKLLFRKNEKEQDMKQPRVSLGSKMPKQIMAPRRIEIDPLPGNAPDKPNPSQGSNETTKENDTEDCEYVQLQVLPSTKKNEVRSQPDSAKKVVVPEQCRLCFGALHKAIAVFNNSLSSQQPPEVFISHSKLIIMVGQKIVDSLCQETQLREARSDILHSSSRFCSLLKNLALATKNAAIQYPNADAMRELQIRNDELSKYTQQFRAMFE; translated from the exons ATGAGAAGCAGCCACACTGCAAAG AACGCGCTGGCAAAGGCTCTGTACGACAACAAGGCGGAGTGCTCGGACGAGCTGGCCTTCCGCCGAGGGGACATCCTgacagtgctggagcagcacgTGGTCGGCAGCGAGGGCTGGTGGAGGTGCTCACTGCATGGACGGCAAGGCCTGGCTCCCGCCAACCgcctgcagctcctggtgggCCCACAAGCTCTGCCGCCTCCTGCCATCCCCAGCGATGCTCCAGAGCCGCCCGTGGCCCCACAGAACATCTACCAGGTGCCCTCTGTGCCCAAAGGCACCGCGTCGTCCTCTACCTATGAGAAGATGGAGGGGTGGGTGACATCGCCGGCTCGGGCTGCCACCCTGCCTGCCCAGGTGGTCTACCAGGTGCCAGCCTTggctgcacagctgctcagtGAAAGGACGCGGAGCTCCACACAGCAG CACCTCTTTACTCTCCCAAGAGCGTGTCGGGCTTCAGTGCCAAACATCACCAGCGAGGTGTATGATGTCCCATCCATGCAGAGCCGGGAGTCCTTACTCACACAG AGTGGTGCCACTCCACCTGCAGCACGGAAGGTCTCTCTGCTGGCCAGATCTCCCAAGCACTtccaggaagagcagcagctctaCAACGTCCCATCCAGCTCAGAGAAGGCTGGAGCTGTTATCCAGGATTCAGTAGTGGGCAAT ctgtatGATGTCCCACCCAAAAGAGAAACTGatgtttcagagaagaaatccCAGAAGAAGTACTGGGGTCACTGTAACACCTTGCCAAATCCTCGCAAGTCAGAATGGATTTATGATATTCCAATATCACCtgaaaaaacaggaataaaacacAACTCTTCTGTCCATCCCACAGAGAACCAGGTGCTATATGATATACCCCCGGCCAGGTACAAGGCACTAACAACAAATGCTGAAGCCAACGTTGTAAATCCACAGTTGTATGATATTCCACCAACACAACGGAAATTAACGTTTCCAGATGTCCCTCTTTATGACGTTCCATCCTCAAAGGATGTTCTCTTGCAGCAGAATGGTAGCTGCGAAATACCCCCGAGTCTCCTGGCTTCAAATGCTGAGAATCAGATTCCTGGAGGGAATGTCTATGATGTTCCAAAAGGTTTGCCCACTGCTATCCAGTCTAAGAAAGGgatggagaaaaacagcaactgtTCTGGAAACCAGGCATACCGTGTTCCCCCACAGCTCCCGAGAGACACCAAATTAGAACATGACACGTTGTCTGTTTCTAGTGTGGACAGCAGGAACAGCACTCTTTCTACATCCTCAGACTCTTCTTCTGAGTCCTCTTCTGTGTCGTCATCAGAAGAGCCTGCCACAGAAATTAAGCTGGACCTCGAGGTGGCCATAGAGACGCTGACTAGATTGCAGCACAGTGTATCTAGCTCAGTTGCAAGTTTAATGATCTTTGTGAGCAGTAAATGGAGATTACAAGAGCACCTAGAGAAAAACATTGAAGAAATCCATAGGGCCATCGATCACATCAAAGTGTCACTGGGAGAATTCTTGGCCTTTGCTCGAGCTTTAAAGGTAAACGCATCCTACCTCACTGATAACAATCTTCAGATCAGAATTAAAAAGCAGCTAGAAATTCTTCTGAACTCATTCCAAATCTTGACAGAAACAAGAGAAGCTCTAAACAACTGCAACTGGTCTTTGGAGGTTTTGGTCCTCAAGAAACCCTACAACAACCCAGACGATCTCGATCGCTTTGTTATGGTTGCCCGCACAATTCCAGATGATCTCAAGAGATTTGTGTCCATCATCATTGCCAATGGAAAGCTTCTCTTCAGAAAGAATGAGAAGGAGCAAGACATGAAGCAACCAAGAGTGAGCCTGGGATCTAAAATGCCAAAACAAATCATGGCACCAAGAAGAATAGAAATAGATCCGCTTCCAGGAAATGCTCCTGATAAACCCAACCCAAGTCAAGGCAGCAATGAGAcgacaaaagaaaatgacaccGAGGACTGTGAATACGTTCAGCTACAG GTGCTGCCATCTacaaaaaagaatgaagttCGAAGCCAGCCGGATTCTGCAAAAAAAGTTGTTGTTCCGGAGCAGTGCAGGCTGTGTTTCGGTGCCCTGCACAAGGCCATTGCTGTGTTTAACAACAGCCTGAGCAGTCAGCAGCCGCCTGAAGTCTTCATATCCCACAGCAAATTGATCATTATGGTGGGGCAGAAGATAGTGGATTCTCTCTGCCAGGAAACACAGCTGAGGGAGGCTCGGAGCGACATCCTCCACAGCAGCAGCCGGTTTTGCAGCCTCCTGAAGAACCTGGCTCTCGCCACCAAAAACGCAGCAATCCAATATCCAAACGCAGACGCAATGAGGGAACTTCAGATTAGAAATGATGAGCTGTCTAAATACACACAGCAGTTCAGAGCAATGTTCGAATGA
- the CASS4 gene encoding cas scaffolding protein family member 4 isoform X4, with product MKVNNALAKALYDNKAECSDELAFRRGDILTVLEQHVVGSEGWWRCSLHGRQGLAPANRLQLLVGPQALPPPAIPSDAPEPPVAPQNIYQVPSVPKGTASSSTYEKMEGWVTSPARAATLPAQVVYQVPALAAQLLSERTRSSTQQHLFTLPRACRASVPNITSEVYDVPSMQSRESLLTQSGATPPAARKVSLLARSPKHFQEEQQLYNVPSSSEKAGAVIQDSVVGNLYDVPPKRETDVSEKKSQKKYWGHCNTLPNPRKSEWIYDIPISPEKTGIKHNSSVHPTENQVLYDIPPARYKALTTNAEANVVNPQLYDIPPTQRKLTFPDVPLYDVPSSKDVLLQQNGSCEIPPSLLASNAENQIPGGNVYDVPKGLPTAIQSKKGMEKNSNCSGNQAYRVPPQLPRDTKLEHDTLSVSSVDSRNSTLSTSSDSSSESSSVSSSEEPATEIKLDLEVAIETLTRLQHSVSSSVASLMIFVSSKWRLQEHLEKNIEEIHRAIDHIKVSLGEFLAFARALKVNASYLTDNNLQIRIKKQLEILLNSFQILTETREALNNCNWSLEVLVLKKPYNNPDDLDRFVMVARTIPDDLKRFVSIIIANGKLLFRKNEKEQDMKQPRVSLGSKMPKQIMAPRRIEIDPLPGNAPDKPNPSQGSNETTKENDTEDCEYVQLQVLPSTKKNEVRSQPDSAKKVVVPEQCRLCFGALHKAIAVFNNSLSSQQPPEVFISHSKLIIMVGQKIVDSLCQETQLREARSDILHSSSRFCSLLKNLALATKNAAIQYPNADAMRELQIRNDELSKYTQQFRAMFE from the exons ATGAAGGTCAAT AACGCGCTGGCAAAGGCTCTGTACGACAACAAGGCGGAGTGCTCGGACGAGCTGGCCTTCCGCCGAGGGGACATCCTgacagtgctggagcagcacgTGGTCGGCAGCGAGGGCTGGTGGAGGTGCTCACTGCATGGACGGCAAGGCCTGGCTCCCGCCAACCgcctgcagctcctggtgggCCCACAAGCTCTGCCGCCTCCTGCCATCCCCAGCGATGCTCCAGAGCCGCCCGTGGCCCCACAGAACATCTACCAGGTGCCCTCTGTGCCCAAAGGCACCGCGTCGTCCTCTACCTATGAGAAGATGGAGGGGTGGGTGACATCGCCGGCTCGGGCTGCCACCCTGCCTGCCCAGGTGGTCTACCAGGTGCCAGCCTTggctgcacagctgctcagtGAAAGGACGCGGAGCTCCACACAGCAG CACCTCTTTACTCTCCCAAGAGCGTGTCGGGCTTCAGTGCCAAACATCACCAGCGAGGTGTATGATGTCCCATCCATGCAGAGCCGGGAGTCCTTACTCACACAG AGTGGTGCCACTCCACCTGCAGCACGGAAGGTCTCTCTGCTGGCCAGATCTCCCAAGCACTtccaggaagagcagcagctctaCAACGTCCCATCCAGCTCAGAGAAGGCTGGAGCTGTTATCCAGGATTCAGTAGTGGGCAAT ctgtatGATGTCCCACCCAAAAGAGAAACTGatgtttcagagaagaaatccCAGAAGAAGTACTGGGGTCACTGTAACACCTTGCCAAATCCTCGCAAGTCAGAATGGATTTATGATATTCCAATATCACCtgaaaaaacaggaataaaacacAACTCTTCTGTCCATCCCACAGAGAACCAGGTGCTATATGATATACCCCCGGCCAGGTACAAGGCACTAACAACAAATGCTGAAGCCAACGTTGTAAATCCACAGTTGTATGATATTCCACCAACACAACGGAAATTAACGTTTCCAGATGTCCCTCTTTATGACGTTCCATCCTCAAAGGATGTTCTCTTGCAGCAGAATGGTAGCTGCGAAATACCCCCGAGTCTCCTGGCTTCAAATGCTGAGAATCAGATTCCTGGAGGGAATGTCTATGATGTTCCAAAAGGTTTGCCCACTGCTATCCAGTCTAAGAAAGGgatggagaaaaacagcaactgtTCTGGAAACCAGGCATACCGTGTTCCCCCACAGCTCCCGAGAGACACCAAATTAGAACATGACACGTTGTCTGTTTCTAGTGTGGACAGCAGGAACAGCACTCTTTCTACATCCTCAGACTCTTCTTCTGAGTCCTCTTCTGTGTCGTCATCAGAAGAGCCTGCCACAGAAATTAAGCTGGACCTCGAGGTGGCCATAGAGACGCTGACTAGATTGCAGCACAGTGTATCTAGCTCAGTTGCAAGTTTAATGATCTTTGTGAGCAGTAAATGGAGATTACAAGAGCACCTAGAGAAAAACATTGAAGAAATCCATAGGGCCATCGATCACATCAAAGTGTCACTGGGAGAATTCTTGGCCTTTGCTCGAGCTTTAAAGGTAAACGCATCCTACCTCACTGATAACAATCTTCAGATCAGAATTAAAAAGCAGCTAGAAATTCTTCTGAACTCATTCCAAATCTTGACAGAAACAAGAGAAGCTCTAAACAACTGCAACTGGTCTTTGGAGGTTTTGGTCCTCAAGAAACCCTACAACAACCCAGACGATCTCGATCGCTTTGTTATGGTTGCCCGCACAATTCCAGATGATCTCAAGAGATTTGTGTCCATCATCATTGCCAATGGAAAGCTTCTCTTCAGAAAGAATGAGAAGGAGCAAGACATGAAGCAACCAAGAGTGAGCCTGGGATCTAAAATGCCAAAACAAATCATGGCACCAAGAAGAATAGAAATAGATCCGCTTCCAGGAAATGCTCCTGATAAACCCAACCCAAGTCAAGGCAGCAATGAGAcgacaaaagaaaatgacaccGAGGACTGTGAATACGTTCAGCTACAG GTGCTGCCATCTacaaaaaagaatgaagttCGAAGCCAGCCGGATTCTGCAAAAAAAGTTGTTGTTCCGGAGCAGTGCAGGCTGTGTTTCGGTGCCCTGCACAAGGCCATTGCTGTGTTTAACAACAGCCTGAGCAGTCAGCAGCCGCCTGAAGTCTTCATATCCCACAGCAAATTGATCATTATGGTGGGGCAGAAGATAGTGGATTCTCTCTGCCAGGAAACACAGCTGAGGGAGGCTCGGAGCGACATCCTCCACAGCAGCAGCCGGTTTTGCAGCCTCCTGAAGAACCTGGCTCTCGCCACCAAAAACGCAGCAATCCAATATCCAAACGCAGACGCAATGAGGGAACTTCAGATTAGAAATGATGAGCTGTCTAAATACACACAGCAGTTCAGAGCAATGTTCGAATGA
- the CASS4 gene encoding cas scaffolding protein family member 4 isoform X2, with protein MKVNNALAKALYDNKAECSDELAFRRGDILTVLEQHVVGSEGWWRCSLHGRQGLAPANRLQLLVGPQALPPPAIPSDAPEPPVAPQNIYQVPSVPKGTASSSTYEKMEGWVTSPARAATLPAQVVYQVPALAAQLLSERTRSSTQQHLFTLPRACRASVPNITSEVYDVPSMQSRESLLTQSGATPPAARKVSLLARSPKHFQEEQQLYNVPSSSEKAGAVIQDSVVGNLYDVPPKRETDVSEKKSQKKYWGHCNTLPNPRKSEWIYDIPISPEKTGIKHNSSVHPTENQVLYDIPPARYKALTTNAEANVVNPQLYDIPPTQRKLTFPDVPLYDVPSSKDVLLQQNGSCEIPPSLLASNAENQIPGGNVYDVPKGLPTAIQSKKGMEKNSNCSGNQAYRVPPQLPRDTKLEHDTLSVSSVDSRNSTLSTSSDSSSESSSVSSSEEPATEIKLDLEVAIETLTRLQHSVSSSVASLMIFVSSKWRLQEHLEKNIEEIHRAIDHIKVSLGEFLAFARALKVNASYLTDNNLQIRIKKQLEILLNSFQILTETREALNNCNWSLEVLVLKKPYNNPDDLDRFVMVARTIPDDLKRFVSIIIANGKLLFRKNEKEQDMKQPRVSLGSKMPKQIMAPRRIEIDPLPGNAPDKPNPSQGSNETTKENDTEDCEYVQLQAQKIISGKEVSEKSRDSKPKVLPSTKKNEVRSQPDSAKKVVVPEQCRLCFGALHKAIAVFNNSLSSQQPPEVFISHSKLIIMVGQKIVDSLCQETQLREARSDILHSSSRFCSLLKNLALATKNAAIQYPNADAMRELQIRNDELSKYTQQFRAMFE; from the exons ATGAAGGTCAAT AACGCGCTGGCAAAGGCTCTGTACGACAACAAGGCGGAGTGCTCGGACGAGCTGGCCTTCCGCCGAGGGGACATCCTgacagtgctggagcagcacgTGGTCGGCAGCGAGGGCTGGTGGAGGTGCTCACTGCATGGACGGCAAGGCCTGGCTCCCGCCAACCgcctgcagctcctggtgggCCCACAAGCTCTGCCGCCTCCTGCCATCCCCAGCGATGCTCCAGAGCCGCCCGTGGCCCCACAGAACATCTACCAGGTGCCCTCTGTGCCCAAAGGCACCGCGTCGTCCTCTACCTATGAGAAGATGGAGGGGTGGGTGACATCGCCGGCTCGGGCTGCCACCCTGCCTGCCCAGGTGGTCTACCAGGTGCCAGCCTTggctgcacagctgctcagtGAAAGGACGCGGAGCTCCACACAGCAG CACCTCTTTACTCTCCCAAGAGCGTGTCGGGCTTCAGTGCCAAACATCACCAGCGAGGTGTATGATGTCCCATCCATGCAGAGCCGGGAGTCCTTACTCACACAG AGTGGTGCCACTCCACCTGCAGCACGGAAGGTCTCTCTGCTGGCCAGATCTCCCAAGCACTtccaggaagagcagcagctctaCAACGTCCCATCCAGCTCAGAGAAGGCTGGAGCTGTTATCCAGGATTCAGTAGTGGGCAAT ctgtatGATGTCCCACCCAAAAGAGAAACTGatgtttcagagaagaaatccCAGAAGAAGTACTGGGGTCACTGTAACACCTTGCCAAATCCTCGCAAGTCAGAATGGATTTATGATATTCCAATATCACCtgaaaaaacaggaataaaacacAACTCTTCTGTCCATCCCACAGAGAACCAGGTGCTATATGATATACCCCCGGCCAGGTACAAGGCACTAACAACAAATGCTGAAGCCAACGTTGTAAATCCACAGTTGTATGATATTCCACCAACACAACGGAAATTAACGTTTCCAGATGTCCCTCTTTATGACGTTCCATCCTCAAAGGATGTTCTCTTGCAGCAGAATGGTAGCTGCGAAATACCCCCGAGTCTCCTGGCTTCAAATGCTGAGAATCAGATTCCTGGAGGGAATGTCTATGATGTTCCAAAAGGTTTGCCCACTGCTATCCAGTCTAAGAAAGGgatggagaaaaacagcaactgtTCTGGAAACCAGGCATACCGTGTTCCCCCACAGCTCCCGAGAGACACCAAATTAGAACATGACACGTTGTCTGTTTCTAGTGTGGACAGCAGGAACAGCACTCTTTCTACATCCTCAGACTCTTCTTCTGAGTCCTCTTCTGTGTCGTCATCAGAAGAGCCTGCCACAGAAATTAAGCTGGACCTCGAGGTGGCCATAGAGACGCTGACTAGATTGCAGCACAGTGTATCTAGCTCAGTTGCAAGTTTAATGATCTTTGTGAGCAGTAAATGGAGATTACAAGAGCACCTAGAGAAAAACATTGAAGAAATCCATAGGGCCATCGATCACATCAAAGTGTCACTGGGAGAATTCTTGGCCTTTGCTCGAGCTTTAAAGGTAAACGCATCCTACCTCACTGATAACAATCTTCAGATCAGAATTAAAAAGCAGCTAGAAATTCTTCTGAACTCATTCCAAATCTTGACAGAAACAAGAGAAGCTCTAAACAACTGCAACTGGTCTTTGGAGGTTTTGGTCCTCAAGAAACCCTACAACAACCCAGACGATCTCGATCGCTTTGTTATGGTTGCCCGCACAATTCCAGATGATCTCAAGAGATTTGTGTCCATCATCATTGCCAATGGAAAGCTTCTCTTCAGAAAGAATGAGAAGGAGCAAGACATGAAGCAACCAAGAGTGAGCCTGGGATCTAAAATGCCAAAACAAATCATGGCACCAAGAAGAATAGAAATAGATCCGCTTCCAGGAAATGCTCCTGATAAACCCAACCCAAGTCAAGGCAGCAATGAGAcgacaaaagaaaatgacaccGAGGACTGTGAATACGTTCAGCTACAG gcacagaaaataatttctggtAAAGAAGTGTCAGAGAAGAGTAGAGATTCAAAACCAAAG GTGCTGCCATCTacaaaaaagaatgaagttCGAAGCCAGCCGGATTCTGCAAAAAAAGTTGTTGTTCCGGAGCAGTGCAGGCTGTGTTTCGGTGCCCTGCACAAGGCCATTGCTGTGTTTAACAACAGCCTGAGCAGTCAGCAGCCGCCTGAAGTCTTCATATCCCACAGCAAATTGATCATTATGGTGGGGCAGAAGATAGTGGATTCTCTCTGCCAGGAAACACAGCTGAGGGAGGCTCGGAGCGACATCCTCCACAGCAGCAGCCGGTTTTGCAGCCTCCTGAAGAACCTGGCTCTCGCCACCAAAAACGCAGCAATCCAATATCCAAACGCAGACGCAATGAGGGAACTTCAGATTAGAAATGATGAGCTGTCTAAATACACACAGCAGTTCAGAGCAATGTTCGAATGA